Proteins found in one Hevea brasiliensis isolate MT/VB/25A 57/8 chromosome 18, ASM3005281v1, whole genome shotgun sequence genomic segment:
- the LOC131175865 gene encoding uncharacterized protein LOC131175865: protein MRRSRRAATAPEPDVPDEVSAQDEAPAPRRRGRRPRAAQVEEQLPTVQEQSFMAQGPMDPMAATLAGLQRTIDMMAQYMVHPPQQQQSTAPREESYKQIINFKKLVPGTYDVSDDAYRFLDSMSRAKKSRARVPRCPFHGYSDGGGVVITEERVGAREVVSYTDHEDSHCGSKAVVAE from the exons atgcgtagaagcaggagagctgccactgcaccagaaccagatgtgcctgacgaggtgtcagcacaggatgaggcgcctgccccgaggaggcggggtaggaggcctagagctgctcaagtagaagagcagctacccacagttcaagaacagtctttcatggcacagggtcccatggaccccatggcagctactctagctggtctgcagagaaccatcgacatgatggcgcagtatatggtccaccctccacagcagcagcagtccaccgcaccaagagaggaatcttacaaacagatcataaatttcaagaagttggtgcctggtacctatgatgtgtcagacgatgcatatcggtttttggattctatGAGCAG agcaaagaaaagcaGAGCGAGGGTTCctcggtgtcccttccatgggtactcggaCGGTGGTGGCgtggtaattacagaggaaagggtaggagcaagagaagtggtttcaTACACCGACCACGAGGATTCGCACTGCGGATCCAAAGCAGTGGTAGCCGAGTAA
- the LOC110651738 gene encoding E3 ubiquitin-protein ligase RGLG2, translating to MGGKNSREGSWRSNSSIRSNSSSWGGSNHGYSESSYGQENYSYNHPPQQFYGQEGYSYNYAPHQSDGSHQHCSSSQNFNHDRRQLDRKYSRIADDYKSLDQVTEALARAGLESSNLIVGIDFTKSNEWTGARSFNRRSLHHIGDGLNPYEQAISIIGKTLAAFDEDNLIPCFGFGDASTHDQDVFCFYPDERFCNGFEEVLSRYREIVPNLRLAGPTSFAPVIEMASTIVEQSGGQYHVLLIIADGQVTRSVDTARGQLSPQERKTVDAIVEASKLPLSIVLVGVGDGPWDMMREFDDNIPAREFDNFQFVNFTEIMSKRVDSSRKETEFALAALMEIPSQYKATIELNILGRGKGNVSERVPLPPPLYGAASFSSSKPSRSSSYKPSVPSYPVDSRPASSAPSAPSSTYDNQVCPICLTNAKNMAFGCGHQTCRECGESLQLCPICRREIQMRIKLY from the exons ATGGGGGGCAAAAATTCAAGGGAGGGAAGTTGGAGGTCCAATTCTTCTATACGTTCAAATTCGTCGTCATGGGGAGGTTCAAATCATGGTTATTCTGAATCCTCGTATGGTCAAGAAAACTACAGCTACAACCACCCGCCCCAGCAATTTTATGGTCAAGAAGGTTATAGCTACAACTACGCACCTCATCAATCAGATGGGTCACATCAACATTGTTCGTCCTCGCAGAACTTTAACCATGATAGAAGGCAGCTTGATAGGAAGTATTCAAGAATTGCTGATGATTACAAGTCCTTGGACCAG GTGACTGAGGCCCTTGCACGTGCTGGCCTTGAGTCTTCCAATCttattgttggtattgatttcacaAAGAGCAATGAGTGGACAG GTGCAAGATCATTTAACAGACGAAGCTTGCATCACATTGGAGATGGTTTAAATCCCTATGAACAAGCAATATCCATTATTGGAAAAACTTTAGCTGCATTTGACGAGGATAACTTGATTCCCTGTTTTGGATTTGGGGATG CTTCCACACATGATCAGGATGTTTTCTGCTTCTATCCTGATGAGAGATTCTGCAATGGATTTGAGGAAGTTCTGAGTCGCTACAGGGAAATCGTGCCCAATCTTCGACTTGCAG GACCGACATCTTTTGCTCCTGTCATTGAAATGGCATCAACCATTGTTGAGCAGAGTGGTGGCCAGTaccatgttttattaataattgCAGATGGGCAG GTTACTAGAAGTGTTGATACAGCACGTGGCCAGCTAAGTCCTCAGGAGCGGAAGACTGTTGATGCCATTGTAGAGGCAAG CAAGCTTCCCTTATCAATTGTATTAGTTGGGGTTGGAGATGGACCTTGGGACATGATGAGGGAATTTGATGATAACATCCCTGCTCGAGAGTTTGATAATTTCCAG TTTGTAAATTTCACAGAAATCATGTCAAAGCGTGTGGACTCATCCCGAAAGGAGACAGAATTTGCTCTTGCTGCTCTAATGGAAATTCCTTCCCAATATAAAGCAACAATAGAGCTTAATATATTGGG TCGTGGCAAGGGGAATGTTTCTGAGAGGGTTCCTCTCCCTCCACCTTTATATGGTGCAGCATCTTTCAGCAGCTCTAAACCTTCTCGATCTAGCAGTTATAAGCCAAGTGTTCCTTCTTATCCGGTTGACAGCCGACCTGCCAGCTCAGCTCCATCTGCTCCAAGTTCAACTTATGATAATCAG GTTTGTCCCATATGCCTCACTAATGCGAAGAACATGGCCTTTGGTTGCGGTCATCAG ACATGCCGCGAATGTGGAGAAAGCCTTCAGTTATGTCCTATCTGTCGAAGAGAAATTCAAATGAGAATAAAGCTTTACTAA